Genomic window (Verrucomicrobiia bacterium):
CGGGCTTGTTCCACGCTCTCGGCTTCTTCCCTGCTGTTCAGTCCCGTGCACTGGATGCTGTTGTCGAAAGTCGTGGGGTCCTGGGCATAAGCATAGGCTTTTTGAAGAAATTTGGCATACGCGCCGCGGACGGGATTGAGGCTATTCCCTTCCGCCTCAAATACGCCCGAGAAAAACGCTTTGCCCTTGGTTGATGCCGGGGTGGGATCTTCCATGGCCGTGCAAAAATAATATCCCATGGACGGTTTCACCGGGCCGGATGCGATGCTGTCGGAAGCCAAGGATGACGGGACGGCGCGAACCACGAAAAGAAACGCGAAGATTGCGGAAGAATTTAAAAGAATGCGGCGCATGTTTTCTCCTTAGTTTTTTAGAGATTCGGCCAGCGAACCGAATCTGCAAAAGGCGAAACATAATCACACGGTTCTGGGGATTATGTTTCGCCGCGCGTGAACTCCAATGCCACGGGGACCTCCCTGGGGACTGTCCCCTTAATTTTTTAATTAAGGGCCCTATTTTCTTCGTATTCCCCCTTAAGGACAACCCTAAAATGATCTTCCCGTGAATTTCTTAAATCTTACCGGGGAAATCAGTTGGAAAGACCTTTTTGCCCGAAGCCCTTGAAGGATTAGCCTCGATAAGCGGGCCGGACGGATGGAATTTGGACCTTTGGAAGGGGTACCCAGCCAAACCGCCGAAGGTACCGTTCATAGAAAAACGCAGCACTCGAATTCTCCCTCCGGATCATTGCGGTCATAGCCGGAATGGAAAATAAACAGTTCGAAATTCTTTGAGATGGATTCTTGCGACGCCGGCAGCCAATTCCGGAGCATCTCGATGATGGTATCGCCCGCAGTCTCCGGCGGCCCCTTGTGGGTAAACATGGCCCTCCGTCCTTTGGGAAGCTCGAAAGTCACGAGGGATTCCGACAGGCCCTCAAAATCCCGGACCTGGACCAGAGCATGATAGTAGGATTCCCCCACGCGCTCCGCAAGATCGCCCACGATAAGCGCGTACCGCTCCGTCCCGACGCGCGAGTGGAGATCCGAAATGAGCGGCTTCAGCTCCTGCCAGAGAGAGGGAACATTGGTCATGTCGTTACGCGTATTCGAGGAACTGCGGATGAGGGTGCTGAGACCTGCAAACTTCATGGTCTCTCGTTCAACGATGGTTGGATTCATGGATGGTTCTCCCTATCCGGCGAGAGTTGCTCAATTTGCCAGCCGGCTGGGAAATTGAACTATAGGCCCGCCGGAGGGGCGATCGGACCGGCACTTTGCGGGGAGTACAATTTAGGTCTTATTGGAAAAACGATGAAGGGAGGCTGCACTCCCGGAATTATGGGGATTATATCAAGAACGAAGCGGCAGCGGGGTTTTAAAGGGCCGCGCCCCGCGGGAACCGCCCTCTTTACCGGAATGAATAAAAGAACCCGCGCGCAAAAAAATCTTAGGTGCCGCTAATTGAAGCGGCTGAAGGGGTGCCTTTGTTTATCAATTCCGTCCGCCCGGACGGAATTCGAACCTTTGGAACGGTACCGTTACCCTTAATTTTTATTTCGGGGACATTTTTTCCGGCCGGACAAATCCTCCCCTCGATGTGAAATGGGGGACTGTCCCCTTAATTTGCTTGATACGTCCAGCCGGTCTCGATCGTGCCTTCGGGATTGGCCCGTTTCCCCGCGTTCACACGGGCTTCCAGCGTGGACACCGCCATGTCCATGCTGCTTACTCCCGTGAACGTGATCATGGTATTAAAATTCGCCGGATCCTGGACATAAGCGTATTTTTCCTGGAGAAATTTGACATAAGCCTCGCGGACCGGCACAAGGGCTTTGGAAGCATCGCCCTCAACCATAAAGGCGCCGGAATAATACGCCTTCCCTTTGGGATTTGACTCTGTCGGATCTTCCAGGGCCGTGCAAAAATAATATCCTATGGCCGGGGCCACGGGCCTTATGACCGTCTCCCCTGCCAAGGCGGAAGGGATCTTGAAAAAAACCGCTGTGAAGATAAAAAGTATCGAAAAAAAAGCAGCCGTAAATTGACGCATGAATTCTCCTCGTAGGGTTAACATTAATGGGGCCGGTACCGCTTTTATACCGCAATACCGGTGCCTTTTACGAAAGTTTCTTTTCCGATGCCTAACAATCCGCGCGTTGATAGAAAGCTAAGGATTTTGTCTATTTGGCCGTCGTTCTTGCTCAGATTGATGTTATAAAGAGGCCTTATCTTGCAGGCCTTGGTATTGCGAAAACAGTCCCGGTGGAAGGAAAAATCAGATTGAACGATATGAACCGGCACATTGTTTAAAATGGTAATAAATCTCGCCCAAAGATCATCATTAAAAGGGGAAAGATCGGCAAAGGCCCTGTCGAACATCAATTCCGGAAAAAAGGCCGGCCGGTAGAGAATCCCGTTTTTCCCGGTCGGCAAAATATTGAATGGGAAGCTGCTGGCCAGCTGCCTCGCCTCATTTCCGGGGCTTATCAGGTTCCAGCTGAGATAGGGGTTCACTTGTCCGTCAAGAATCTGAATATGCCTGCAGCGGTAGGCGACGATGGAATCGGGCTTATCGAGATGGCCTTTGTACAGATTTAGAATCCAATCGTACGGATAAAGCGTGTCATCGTCGCACGTGATGATAAGCGCCTGCATATCGGTATAATATTCTTTGAGCGTGGGGATTAACTTCGTGTACGGCCCGATGTTTTCCGTGAAAACAATCTTGATCCTGCCCTCCGCTTCAAGCCGCTTTAACCACAACGGAATCTGGCTTCTTTTCAAACCTCTCTTTGCGTCCCCCCGATACGGATCTTCCGAAACAACCAGGCGAATCTCGTCGGCCATGAGGGCTTGATCGAACAAGGTCATGACCATTTTTTTAATGGACCTTATCCGCGCTCCTATGCTTGTAAAACTAACGATAATTTTCTCACGCCTATTTTCTTTTTCCTTTTTTATGCCCTGGGCCGTCTCCCTAGTTTTACGGCGTATCATGATATTGGGGAAAAAGTGTCGCATTTAAGCCAACTCCTGATATTTCTGTTGCCTCTTATTTAAAAACGAACCAAATCGGACCGAATTGCTTGTCAGGGGGACTGTCCCCGTGTCCTGTCCCCATGTCCTGTCCCCGTGTCCTGTCCCTAGGGACTGTCCCCTTTATTTTTTATTTCAAGCTTTCAGCGAGGTCCAACGCCTCGTTCACGTACTTCGAGTGCATGAACCCGCCGTGCGAATGCCCGGGATCGCGCATGAAGCTCTCGATCTTTCCGCCCAACTCCGCCAGTTTTTTCTGCGTGGCGTCCATGCGGTCACAGCAGTTTTGCTGCTCCTTGTCGAGCTCCGAACAATAAAGGATCCAATGCGTGCCGGCAAACGGCTTTTCAACCGCGCTT
Coding sequences:
- a CDS encoding GyrI-like domain-containing protein, giving the protein MNPTIVERETMKFAGLSTLIRSSSNTRNDMTNVPSLWQELKPLISDLHSRVGTERYALIVGDLAERVGESYYHALVQVRDFEGLSESLVTFELPKGRRAMFTHKGPPETAGDTIIEMLRNWLPASQESISKNFELFIFHSGYDRNDPEGEFECCVFL